Proteins from a genomic interval of Diaphorobacter sp. HDW4A:
- the tauA gene encoding taurine ABC transporter substrate-binding protein, translated as MRKRSLLQGTAAAAVLAVTGTAFAAEKTVRFAYQDMPVPLRLVMESGEVEKATGYKIDWRMFSGGADVIGAMGAGEVQLGEVGSSPLTAAATQGQDIKLFWISADIADAEALVARDGSHIKNFKDLVGKRIGVPFLSTAHYQLIAALNNEGVDPKRVIIMNMRPPEIAKAWESGDIDATFVWDPVLGSVKKSGTVIATSGSIAKMGFLTYEGIAVNAKWAKEHPEFMVAMVRALDRASTQVRGELARWTPDSAPIKAIAKWSKADAKDVPASMALYRFPSAEEQLSTRWLDGWASTAMKFTAAFLKWQGKVQSVKPDYAPFVTTEYVRKALGK; from the coding sequence ATGAGAAAGCGGAGTTTGCTGCAGGGTACGGCAGCGGCGGCGGTGTTGGCGGTGACCGGAACGGCGTTTGCCGCCGAAAAGACGGTGCGGTTTGCGTATCAGGACATGCCGGTGCCGCTCAGGCTGGTGATGGAGTCCGGCGAGGTCGAGAAAGCCACGGGCTACAAGATCGACTGGCGCATGTTTTCAGGTGGCGCGGATGTGATCGGTGCGATGGGCGCGGGCGAGGTGCAATTGGGCGAGGTGGGGTCGAGCCCGCTCACGGCTGCTGCGACGCAGGGACAGGACATCAAGCTGTTCTGGATTTCGGCCGACATCGCGGATGCCGAGGCACTGGTGGCGCGCGATGGCAGCCACATCAAGAATTTCAAGGATCTGGTGGGCAAGCGCATCGGTGTGCCGTTTCTTTCCACCGCGCACTACCAGTTGATTGCGGCGCTCAACAATGAAGGGGTCGACCCCAAGCGCGTGATCATCATGAACATGCGGCCGCCCGAAATTGCCAAAGCGTGGGAGAGTGGCGACATCGACGCGACCTTTGTGTGGGATCCCGTGCTTGGAAGCGTCAAGAAAAGTGGTACGGTCATTGCCACCTCGGGCAGCATTGCCAAGATGGGTTTTCTGACCTACGAAGGCATCGCTGTGAACGCGAAGTGGGCGAAGGAGCATCCGGAGTTCATGGTGGCCATGGTCAGGGCGCTGGACCGCGCAAGCACGCAGGTTCGCGGTGAACTTGCGCGCTGGACGCCGGATTCCGCACCGATCAAGGCCATTGCCAAATGGTCCAAGGCCGATGCCAAGGATGTGCCTGCATCGATGGCGCTCTATCGTTTCCCGAGCGCGGAAGAGCAGCTCAGCACGCGCTGGCTTGATGGCTGGGCATCGACGGCGATGAAGTTCACCGCCGCCTTCCTCAAGTGGCAGGGCAAGGTGCAGTCCGTGAAGCCGGACTACGCCCCCTTCGTGACCACGGAGTATGTGAGAAAGGCGCTGGGCAAGTAG
- the mog gene encoding molybdopterin adenylyltransferase — translation MSTTSTLPPLPATPQTVKIGIVSISDRASTGVYEDKGLPALKEWLAHALHNPIDFEARLIPDEKDGISATLVDLVNAGCSLVLTTGGTGPSPRDVTPEATLAVADKEMPGFGEQMRQISLAFVPTAILSRQVAVIRGQSLIINLPGQPKAIAETLEGLKAADGSQKVNGIFAAVPYCIDLIGGPYLETKDDVCKGFRPKTAVRTRG, via the coding sequence ATGAGCACGACCTCGACACTGCCGCCCCTGCCCGCCACACCACAAACGGTGAAGATCGGCATCGTCTCGATCAGCGACCGTGCGAGTACCGGCGTCTACGAAGACAAGGGTTTGCCCGCGCTCAAGGAATGGCTTGCGCACGCGCTGCACAACCCCATCGACTTCGAAGCGCGCCTGATCCCCGACGAAAAGGACGGCATCAGCGCCACGCTCGTCGACCTAGTGAACGCTGGCTGCTCCCTGGTGCTCACCACCGGCGGCACCGGCCCTTCACCGCGCGATGTGACGCCTGAAGCGACCCTCGCTGTGGCCGACAAGGAGATGCCGGGCTTTGGCGAGCAGATGCGCCAGATCAGCCTCGCATTCGTGCCCACGGCCATCCTCTCGCGCCAAGTCGCGGTGATTCGCGGCCAGAGCCTGATCATCAACCTGCCCGGCCAGCCCAAGGCCATCGCCGAAACGCTCGAAGGCCTCAAGGCCGCAGACGGATCACAAAAGGTCAACGGCATCTTCGCCGCTGTGCCTTACTGCATCGACCTGATCGGTGGTCCGTATCTCGAAACCAAGGACGATGTCTGCAAAGGCTTTCGCCCCAAAACGGCGGTGCGCACACGCGGCTGA
- the pmbA gene encoding metalloprotease PmbA, whose translation MKKSPSNAKNAALTQPESGFSYTRDFFADLVDQALAHAKKLGATDAGADASEACGLSVNVRKGELETVERNRDKSLGVTVYIGHRRGNASTSDFSPAAIERTVQAAYDIARFTAEDPVAGLPDAEDIAPENTHRDLELFHPWAVTSEEAARLSLECEAAALSTSKRITNSEGAGVSAQQSHFFSAHTRGFRGGYASSRHSVSVAPIASLPGRNAEMQRDAWYSSMRNAKDLASPEAIGRYAAERALSRLGSRKVRTTECPVLFESTLAAGLLGGFVQAVSGGALYRKSTFLVDSLGTDVFPKHIDIAEDPFILGGKGSSPYDEEGVRVQARKVVDAGRVEGYFLSSYSARKLGMKTTGNAGGSHNLTLTSRLTRSGDDLDAMLEKLGTGLFVIELMGQGVNYVTGDYSRGASGFWVEKGKIAFPVQEITIAGNLKDMLAGIVAVGADAYNYGAKTVGSVLINKMKVAGS comes from the coding sequence ATGAAAAAATCCCCTTCCAACGCCAAGAATGCCGCCCTGACCCAGCCAGAGAGCGGATTTAGCTATACCCGCGACTTCTTTGCCGATCTGGTGGATCAGGCTCTGGCTCATGCCAAGAAGCTCGGCGCCACCGACGCCGGTGCGGATGCCTCGGAGGCGTGCGGCCTGAGCGTGAATGTGCGAAAAGGCGAGTTGGAAACGGTAGAGCGCAACCGCGACAAGTCGTTGGGCGTGACGGTTTATATCGGCCATCGCCGCGGCAACGCGAGCACCTCGGATTTTTCACCGGCAGCGATCGAGCGCACGGTGCAGGCAGCTTACGACATTGCGCGTTTCACTGCCGAAGACCCCGTGGCTGGCCTACCGGATGCAGAGGATATTGCCCCCGAGAACACCCATCGCGATCTGGAACTGTTCCATCCTTGGGCGGTGACGAGTGAAGAAGCTGCACGCCTGTCCCTCGAATGCGAGGCGGCGGCGCTTTCCACCAGCAAGCGCATCACCAACAGCGAAGGTGCGGGCGTGTCCGCCCAGCAAAGCCATTTCTTCAGCGCCCACACACGCGGTTTCCGTGGCGGTTACGCGAGCTCGCGCCACAGCGTGTCGGTGGCGCCCATTGCGTCGCTGCCCGGCCGCAATGCCGAGATGCAGCGCGACGCTTGGTACAGCTCCATGCGCAACGCCAAGGATCTGGCCTCGCCCGAGGCGATTGGCCGCTACGCCGCTGAACGCGCGCTCAGCCGCCTCGGCAGCCGCAAGGTGCGCACGACCGAGTGCCCGGTGCTGTTCGAATCGACGCTGGCTGCAGGTCTGCTCGGCGGTTTCGTGCAGGCCGTGAGCGGCGGCGCGCTGTACCGCAAGAGCACCTTTCTGGTCGACTCGCTCGGCACGGACGTGTTCCCCAAGCACATCGACATTGCGGAAGACCCGTTCATCCTCGGCGGCAAGGGCAGCTCGCCGTACGACGAAGAAGGCGTTCGCGTGCAGGCCCGCAAGGTGGTCGACGCCGGTCGCGTGGAGGGCTATTTCCTCTCTAGCTACTCGGCGCGCAAGCTGGGCATGAAGACCACGGGCAACGCCGGTGGATCGCACAACCTCACGCTGACCTCCCGGCTGACCCGCTCGGGCGACGATCTGGACGCGATGCTTGAAAAGCTCGGCACCGGCCTCTTCGTGATCGAGCTGATGGGCCAGGGCGTGAACTACGTGACCGGCGACTATTCGCGTGGCGCAAGCGGCTTCTGGGTGGAAAAAGGCAAGATCGCCTTCCCGGTGCAGGAGATCACCATCGCGGGCAACCTGAAGGACATGCTCGCCGGCATCGTCGCCGTGGGAGCCGATGCTTACAACTACGGTGCCAAAACCGTGGGCTCGGTGCTGATCAACAAGATGAAGGTGGCGGGTAGCTGA
- a CDS encoding DUF1330 domain-containing protein, which yields MTAYAIALIPDLQFGPDIADYLQRIDATLKPYSGAFQVHGTRPEMKEGVFDGDCVVIGFPSIEQARTWYDSPAYAELIALRTRHGRSTVFLLNGQPPGYKAASSLEKLTRSRA from the coding sequence ATGACCGCCTATGCAATCGCTCTGATCCCAGACCTGCAATTCGGCCCCGACATTGCGGACTACCTGCAGCGCATCGACGCCACCCTAAAGCCCTACTCTGGCGCGTTTCAAGTCCACGGAACGCGCCCGGAGATGAAAGAGGGCGTATTCGATGGCGACTGCGTGGTGATCGGCTTTCCAAGCATCGAACAAGCCCGCACATGGTATGACTCACCAGCCTATGCCGAATTGATTGCACTGCGTACACGGCATGGCCGGTCCACTGTATTTCTACTGAACGGTCAGCCACCCGGGTACAAGGCAGCCTCGTCGCTTGAGAAGTTGACCCGTTCTCGCGCGTGA
- a CDS encoding helix-turn-helix domain-containing protein, producing MIPLKMDSAQATSPVGRMVRDWRLRRHLSQMDLALEAGLSTRHLSFIETGRSKPSAELLMSVAQRLDVPLRERNTMLLAAGYAPRYAQRNLQSPDMRLVHEALSRLLDAHHPYPALVLDRHWNVVLANPAAAVLVSLLPNELREPSVNIYRASLHPDGLARYTRNLQDWSTHLLAHLRRSIESSGDPVLTALEAEVLAYPGLNEAGDEASTSADVHALLVPCVLDLPTASLSLFTTLTSFGTPQDVTLQELCVEMFYPADAASEAALRAMSS from the coding sequence ATGATCCCCCTCAAAATGGACTCGGCACAAGCAACGTCACCGGTGGGCCGAATGGTGCGAGACTGGCGTCTGAGGCGGCACCTCAGCCAGATGGATCTCGCGCTCGAGGCCGGGCTTTCCACACGGCATCTGAGCTTCATCGAGACAGGCCGTTCGAAGCCAAGTGCCGAGCTGCTGATGTCCGTGGCCCAACGACTTGACGTGCCGCTTCGAGAACGCAACACCATGCTCCTCGCAGCGGGCTATGCACCGCGATATGCGCAGCGCAATCTGCAGTCGCCCGACATGCGCCTCGTTCACGAGGCACTCTCTCGACTGCTCGATGCACATCACCCCTACCCAGCGTTGGTGCTCGACCGCCACTGGAACGTGGTGCTCGCCAATCCCGCAGCGGCAGTGCTCGTCAGCCTGCTGCCAAACGAACTGCGTGAGCCCTCCGTCAACATTTATCGTGCGTCACTGCACCCCGATGGACTTGCGCGCTACACCCGCAATCTGCAGGACTGGTCAACGCATCTGCTGGCCCATCTGCGACGCTCGATCGAAAGCAGCGGCGACCCTGTACTCACCGCGCTGGAGGCGGAGGTCCTCGCCTACCCCGGGTTGAACGAAGCAGGCGACGAAGCAAGCACATCGGCGGACGTGCATGCGTTGCTCGTGCCCTGTGTTCTGGACTTGCCAACGGCCAGTCTGTCGCTGTTCACCACACTCACAAGCTTTGGCACACCGCAGGACGTGACCTTGCAGGAGCTCTGCGTGGAAATGTTCTATCCGGCAGACGCGGCCAGTGAAGCTGCTTTGCGGGCGATGTCAAGCTGA
- the yjgA gene encoding ribosome biogenesis factor YjgA, with protein MPRKLKKGYFVRGQFVAEGSELDIQLKAELKGTDGSTRTELKRESDELQNLGKDLLSLRADLFNRLNLPEKLHEAILEAKRITNFEGKRRQMQYVGKLMRKLEESEVAAVRQALDEQRNGSAAEKLSLHLAEQWRDRLIAHEESLAVWLEQFPRTDIQQARALIRQARKDAPAEDKAAESQGLAPRKTRAYRDLFQLVREQLEDTKTQSDAESHEDDA; from the coding sequence ATGCCACGCAAACTCAAAAAAGGCTACTTCGTGAGAGGTCAATTCGTTGCTGAAGGCAGCGAACTCGACATTCAACTGAAGGCCGAACTCAAGGGAACCGATGGTTCCACCAGAACCGAACTCAAACGCGAAAGCGATGAGTTGCAGAACCTTGGCAAAGATCTGCTGAGCCTGCGCGCCGACCTGTTCAATCGTTTGAACCTGCCCGAAAAGCTCCATGAGGCGATTCTCGAGGCCAAGCGCATCACCAATTTCGAGGGCAAGCGCCGCCAGATGCAATACGTCGGCAAGCTAATGCGCAAGCTCGAGGAAAGTGAAGTCGCGGCCGTGCGCCAGGCGCTCGACGAGCAGCGCAACGGCTCGGCCGCCGAGAAGCTCTCACTGCATCTGGCCGAACAATGGCGCGACCGCCTGATCGCCCATGAAGAGTCGCTCGCGGTCTGGCTTGAGCAGTTCCCCCGTACTGATATCCAGCAGGCCCGGGCACTGATCCGCCAAGCCCGCAAGGATGCCCCTGCCGAAGACAAGGCCGCTGAATCGCAGGGCCTCGCCCCGCGCAAGACGCGTGCCTACCGCGATCTGTTTCAGCTGGTGCGCGAACAACTCGAAGACACCAAGACCCAATCCGACGCCGAGTCCCACGAAGACGACGCGTAA